gaagaagatgtttacaaattgtttacagacggacggacggacggacgccggacgctgagtgatcacaatagctcacctcgagctatcgctcaggtgagctaaaaattgtctACAAAATGTTGTTAAATTCGTTAGTTTTAAGTTATAATATCATGACCACATAGTAAGATTAATCTCAAACTCTTATCAATATTGACCCATGTGCGTGAATTGCTATTTCCTGCGTACTCGCTGTGAGCCCtatgtatatatttacaaaatgcgCGCTTGCTTATGCTCATAAATATTAATGAGACAGGTGAAATCTAATTCTCCAATGAATTACGAATTCATTGATGCATTCAAAATTTGCATATGTTGACCCTACACTGAGAAAATAGTCCGTAAAGTCTatgcattttatttgtatttccgCATTTGATATTACTATTTTGAACACATTATGGGAAAGAGGAAAGATTGATCTTTCTTTTGATACCAAAATTATCGTTCGCAACGGAAAAATTAGGTGTTCGCATTTTTTCGCACTATTTGCCAGCTTAACCACAAAGTTGATACGAACGCTGAGCCACATTAACGTTCCGCCATTTTGTATGGAAACTGAAAAGCAGCGTATCGGAAAAAACCAATAGCGAAtcgaaaatataattatatcgaaTTAAACCCTACTGATTTCAAAAGGTAAATAcattcagtgccccagataagctgcgtatttgcgtctTTCAcccttttaaaatgtttaacaagagcaccgccttgcgggtgcagacctctcatcttttttctttttaaaggtgaagggactctcatggacatttatcttccaaaaatgcgaaaaaaaaatgaaaaaaaaaatcgggagggtgggggtgggggtgggggattcttggatgCCATAGTTGGACggaatttcaaacataaaataataaaaataaatatttgtgttttttaaccgtttcaaaaaaaaaattgggggtggggtgggggggtatatagtttgagggtgtggtggtcatttgtgagatgatctttaaaaaaaaaaaaaaaaaaaaaaacaagggctgtttgtaaaacatgcattcccccctatatgggctataagttgtagtagcagccattgtgtgaatacgttttttgtcactgaatacgttttttgtcactgtgaatggtggtggtggtggtggtggtggtggtggtggtggtggtggtggtggtggtggtggtggtggtggtggtggtggtagaagaaatagtagtagtagtagtagtagtagtagtagtagtagtagtagtagtagaagtagtagtagtagtagtagtagcagcagcagcagaagcagcagcagcagcagtagtagtagtagtagtagtagtagtagtagtagtatgcattacaaaaatgcaattagccttacatttggtaaaatttaaatatattacaagggaggcaaatctgtaactataaatttaaacttattgcatttgtttcccctgtagtgtattacctcccctgtcctgcttatatttatattaatcaacaaaattaaacattaacacaatatttaatatacaaaatatacaaaaaatctcatattctgataatatttttactgatccactgtattttactaaaaggatgatgtttcattggactgataattatagatttaggattacagaccagttgcttcagtaatattgttcagagtgtgccctgttggccgcgtatgcattctaaaattatcattcaaaaaataGGCAATAACGAATAAACATGCatagttcaacgagctcctgcggccatgttttttgacgaatcaaatttctttgaacaactttttcaggggagccctcaaaggtcatccctgtgaaattttttgaaaatctgatgagcggtttctgacaagaagattttttaaggtttttaccatatatggtcatggcggccatcttggttatgcgatcaaattttttttaacaattcttttgtcccatgacctagggatactccacatgaaatttagttgaaattggctcaatggtttagtagaagaagatgtttagtagaagaagatgtttacaaattgtttacggacggacggacggacggacgccggacgctgagtgatcacaatagctcacctcgagctatcgctcaggtgagctaaaaagtacatgataaaaatatttgttaaagaaaattaATGTTTGACATCAGCAATTGCTTTATAAAAGCCTACAATTAAGTTTAACACAAATTTAACCAGATTTGGTGTACAATTGTTGATGTTACATGAATATGTAACAAGGCATATAGCTACATACATTTAACAACACAATTTTACGTTTTCAGCATATTACATGTTACACATTGGATTCAAAGCTGAAAGTAGATCTAAGtgttaaagaaacattttgattgctgatattttacatgaaactAAGTGTCCAATTTTCATGTTTAGGCTATTCAGGCTGACAATAATGGACTaatcagggctcgacattaacggtagtccgactgtccgggacaaccaatttgttagtccggacaagtaaataaagaatttgctagtccgacgggacaagtggtcgttATAATTTAATTGCTTAGAAATAATTCCGTTAAATCCGTTATTTATGTGGAGTTACCACaacactttttatgtcccccactatagtagtgggggacatattgtttttgccctgtctgttggttggtctgttggttggtctgttggttggtctgttggttggttggtttgcgccaactttaacatttgcaataacttttttattatttaagatagcaaacttgatatttggcatgcatatgtatctcatagagctgcacattttgagtggtgaaaggtcaaggtcatccttcaaggtcaaaggtcaaatatatgggtcaaaatcgctcatttaatgtaaactttttcagtatttcaatattcaaaatagcaacttgatatttggcatgcatgtgtatctcatggagctgcacattttgagtggtgaaaggtcaaggtcaaggtcatccttcaaggtcagaggtcaaaattatgtggacaaaatcgctcattttatgagtacttttgcaatattgaagatagcaacttgatatttggcatgcatgtgtatctcatggagctgcacattttgagtggtgaaaggtcaaggtcaaggtcatccttcaaggtcagaggtcaaatatatgggtcaaaatcgcttatttaatgtacacttttgcagtatttcaatattcaagatagcaacttgatatttggcatgcatgtgtatctcatggagctgcacattttgagtggtgaaaggtaaaggtcatcctttaaggtcagaggtcaaaattatgtggacaaaatcgctcattttatgagtacttttgcaatattgaagatagcaacttgatatttggcatgcatgtgtatctcatggagctgcacattttgagtggtgaaaagtcaaggtcaaggtcatccttcaaggtcaaatatatgggtcaaaattgctcatgtaatgtcacttctgcaatattgaagctagcacttttatatttgaaatgaatgtgtatctcatggaggtgcacatattgagtggtgaagggtcaaggtcatccttcaaggtcaaacgtcatatagggggacattgtgtttcacaaacacatcttgttttattatgttttgttaacgtttaaacgacaaagcGCGAGATGTTCCCATAGCTCCATGTGATACTACACTAAACACTCTTCTTTGCCctgataacaagaatattctcccttgtaaataatatgcattttacgacaccgatACACACCGAACTTACAAATAATTAACgtcatctctatgtatagaatgattttacgaCATCATTCCCATTTGTGGTTTGTTTTCGTTAGTACAATGTtgtccattctatacatagatggtgacgtcactacgttattgtcacctctatgcttagacgcatcacattcccctggtttggggaattatgctttcgccaaagtagttctgcgtaggaatgaaaatgttaatattgaaagaaaattagtttttattgtgtgtttaaaacggaatgttgttaaaagaaatgttatttaattatgtttaaatgtgattttgaatctctattaagcctgatagcgattatcagaagcatgaTTACCAGAccttctttcgctttcacttttcattcgtaaaagaagtgctacctataattcctttcgcgttagtacacaggtcagaaagaccggtgtgtacacaatgcaatgttgtctgctaaaaaaTGTCTAATCTGCTTTCCTTTGGTTTTTCGTCATCAAAatcacaagattttttttttaaataccttgGGTTGGCCAAGAAACAAAATGTAACTACGAAAAGAAGCGAAAAcgctgagcagaataagatataatggtcaagacaagttgctttttgttcaggacaagtgaaattttggtctacaggtaagtccggtaatcttgcgcgtccggtaatcttgcgcacttcgcagTTGCGAATTTCGCAGACGactggttttctttagtgatgaaagatggaatttcacatttttaagaattaaaggatttaaaaggtacgtattccatgcaaaataaaatccgatcattacattttaacaccGGTTGCGCCATCCCTATAAATTGCACATGTATCGTAAACACTTACCTGCATACGATAAATGCGAAATGAATCACACATTCCCTGGAGTCTTTAGTgtgttcatactttaaattaagaattcataaatccagcTTGTAATTAAGCATTCTATTgaacaatatccgatcagttatggtatttttgaccattgaaaatatatcgcatcagacgacattgtcatcatttcccgccattctgtcaaaccacatatggtatgatctccgcatgcgaaACGGCctagttttcatatttttctgtaaattatggaagcatgatcggggtaaaaattaaataattttctggAATATTTTTTGTCACAAATTGGAAACCATATGTTAACAATTTTGCCTAAATGAGGTCATTACACCAAGTGcgcaaaaatttttttttaatttttttttttttttttttttttttttctttttttttttttatattcaatttcatacatacaatgttaacatgtatatgatcatacaacatagtgattgtacaaagcaatatagttcagacatgttatacaagatatgctaatatatatgtattttttttagagagaaaagaaaagaacaacagaggaatagttatggaaaatgatgagttgtataaagttggaagaaaaacatactggacttgtgtgttttgttgtatattcacaatgatcttatctgattgaaaataagaattaaaaaaaaataaataaacacaactattttagagagataaactaacattagagtgaaatgtatataagtggacaaaacattatgagaatttaatccgattccatttttgttcaaagatttgtaatgtggacaaaacattatgagaatttaatccgattccatttttgttcaaagatttgtaatgtgtcattactgagggctatttctttctcaatctcgatttttagtttaagactatggacaaaacaattaaaatttggtacttgttttttgtacttcatgtttaagataaaatatttcatcaatataaccataaaattcacaatattattacagtctattgatttcaatgagttaattccgaaacttacatttaagaaagatagtttaacgtttagttgatgttgttcaagaaaagatattaattgattccaaataggctggatgtgtttgcactcccaaaaaagatgttctatagtttcaatgttttcactgcagaaatcacacagatttgagttagataatttacatttaaagagatatttatttgtagctataattctatggacgtatttatattgaaagtttcgcagtgtgctttcaatagttgctttatatggcatggtaaatatgtgtttccaatttagttcattttctccaaaaaggacttgccatttattttggattttggagttttctgtagggtttttaatttgtagtgtgtaaaatattttatttgttttgttttttcttccaagtatgttttctacaaaagttgtttgagtacatggtgtattatttgtattgatttcagatttaatatgtatgggtatgcttttgataagtgtgtagtacttcagaaaattatttgaaggtattccgtatatgtagcatatattatcaaaagagtagaaatccttaattctgtagtcatataattggtcgacatatttaatgcttcgttcaaaccagtctttatagaaaaacgtcttattgtttgaagttatgtctttattgttccataaaattgttttactgctggtttgggtctctaagttatgagtgacctcactccacgctgatagaacatcagacagaaatatattttcgtttgcaatttcatgtaagatagtattgctgatgttacattcaaagagtaaggagtcaccatatttttttaggattttctggtagaatagtttccatttactcgtattggtattatttaggtatcgtttaacccagctgcatttgattgcattcatgaatgagtcaatgttcgttaattggatacctccattttctacagattgaattaactgagttctttttagtGCGCAaaattaccggacactgtgatagtttgaaaatgaggtgagtcatgtttgttttgaaatcaaatcggaaaGTTCTTCacttaatttatcaaatatttttgtgtaaataagcacatgaacttcttattttcataattaatgtagatattatgttgtcaattataaaagaacatgtttttaaaccaatggTCCCTTAAcagcgcaagattaccggacagcatcgtactTGTCTAACCATACAAGTGGattcaaaagttaatgtcaagCCCTGCTAGTAAACACATATCTGATTCATCGGCCATATGATCATTAACCGCATGTTTGCCTGCCAGGTGGGAGACTATATTCTGACGCCAGAGATCTGTGTAGAGCGGAAGAGCGTGTCAGATCTGATCGGCTCACTCAACAATGGCCGCCTGTACAACCAGTGTGTCTCCATGACCAGATACTACAAGAAACCCATGTTGCTCATTGAGTTCGACCCCAGCAAGCCGTTTTCTATACAGGTGCTGGCCTATGGACACAATTTTTCAATAGACGATACTAATTGTTTGGTCATTTAGCAGCAATTTAGTTGTATACATTGTTtcttattgttaaacattaagaTTCGTTTTCTTTaatgtattaatacatttttagtaaaaaaaagaaaGTCTAAAATTAAATTGTCTTaagaattttttttgttcaatgtgCTCATGTTTGTTAATGTAGGGTAACTGATAAATTCTGGAAATTTGTATACAAACATGGTGTATAATTGGTAAGTTAACTTGGATTCTAGTAAGGCAGTTGTCAATTGCTTTCATAAATGTGCACTTAGTACATATAAACCAGTTTACCTAGAATAATTAACTATAATAAGTAAGAGTAAGTTAAATGACCGCCCTGATATAATAATACGGCAAAAGACATTACGAAAACAAACCAACAAAGAAGCCTGCAATGTTTTCAGGGCAAGTACCCGATGTCAAGTGACGTGACTATGCAGGAGACAACCAGTCGCCTCTCCCTGCTGACCATCCACTTCCCAAACCTGCGCATCCTGTGGTGTCAGAGTCCACATGCCTCTGCAGAGATCTTTGAGGAACTCAAGGTAGCATGTTGAGAGAATATTGTGTGTTAGAGTTTTATTACTTACATCTTTTTTATATGCTGATTTTAGCACTAGCCATATTATGGGAATGCTCAATCCGGCAGGATTGCTATAAGTAGCAGGCAGACGGAAAAGATTTTGTGTCGAGCAAAAGTTTGTTTGCATTTGAATTGATTTCCAAAAAAATTTGCAAAATGTGGGATATCCCACGTTTTACCAAATGTGGGATAAAGAAATTCCTCCTACTGGTAAAACTTAGTCCAAAGCATAGCGTTTCTTATGGATAGATTTTTAAATAACTGAACAATTCTTGTCACTTTACAGAAGAGACAAAAATGGTAAGAAGAGtatcatataaaaaaacaagtttgAGGTAATTTTTCAAGGTTAAATGTAAACCTATATTTTCAAAGAGTAGTGCAGAAGTGACAGTAGTGTTGCCAGTATGGTCAAAACTCAGGGTCAAAAGTAAAACCATAGTTTTTAGAACAATAAGGATTTTCAAATAACATTGCCGTAGTTTCAAGCATATTgaggtttacaaaaaatatagcCCACagattaaaaataatgtatacagTTGAAGGTTAAAAGTGGAATATTAATTTGGAGATTAAACTTATTAACCATGATGTcttttaaattaacataaatcaatcagtatttaagttgttttccttaAAAATCACATGCAAACAACATGTTTTCTTACTGGTAAAGCCCTATATAATATTCAATCatcttctttaattttattatctcTTACATCAGTTGATTTTAAAGTTGAAAGGACTTGAGCCATATGTATGGCTTTCATTGTACTCATGTTTTGTGCTCCACTCTCCCCAGGCAGGGAAAGAGCAGCCAGATGCTGCTACGGCAGCAGCAGTTACGGCCCTTGCTGAGGGGATAGACTGGTCAGACAGGTACAATCACACACCTCAGGTATGACTCTTGTTCTTCAATTTCATTTTAGTAATTTAAGCTTGATAACTCTGAGGATCAGCAGCTGTTTAGAATCCTTGGAAAATGGCTGAAAAATACTTGGTGACTCTGACAAAAAAGGATTGAACTTGCTGTTTCAGTATGTTACTACTAACGCATCATATCCATTACACATCTCTATGTCTGTAACAGTAAAAACGCTTATGACAGAAAAGCatttataaagtttttttttaaattttgacaccTTTCTGTACATACAGAAACATTTGATATTCCTACCATTTGTGTTGTATGTTTATTGAAGATAAATTATTCATACCTACTGGTACTTCGATTATTTTAGGACATGTTAATACGAATGCCAGGAGTTAACTTTAAGAACTACAAGAATATAATGAATAGAGTGAGAGACATTGCGGAGTTGTGTACCTTGTCAATGGAGGAACTTCAAGGAATTATGGGTACTACCCAGAATGCGAAGCTACTCTGGGACTTCCTGCACACAGAACAAAATACAGAGCAGACGACAAGTGCTAGTAAACCTGAACAAAAAGCCGGCAAACGATGGAGCAAATCCTATAAAAGATGATAGGCACGCTATAGTTTAGTGGATCTTATAATATTTTTGCATCTTAATCGGTCTAGAGctacaatgttttgttttcactttAGCGACTTCTCTCTATTCCAAAACAGAATCTTAGAGACTTTTACAAAAGACATTACAAACATAcctcaattatttctttggcaCAATAACAGTCCAAATATAAGCTATTGTGTAGCTGTTGGTACACATGTACGTGAATTGAATCTGATAAGTAAAGTAACAGATTTGATTGTGCTCCTGCATTAATAATATACTATTCTTCTTTATCGGATTATAAAATTATCCCACAATGTAGTTGGAAGAATAAAAAATTGCACttgtctgttcgtctgtctgaACGTACATCTGTAGGCCACGAAACTTCTATTTTCAACCCCTCTTAAACTCCTGAGTTGATTACGATTTCAAAGTTCACCTTCACAGATTTATTACCTTCGTATGCCCACAGGCTTGGTATTTTGTATATAACATCTAAAGAAGAAGAATTCTTAATTTCCTCAAATCTTGACTCTGTGGTCCAAACAGCCCCGCCATGCTTGTGACTTGATTTACTTATATGGAACGAAAATGTTTATTAATGCTTCAAAGATAACTGTATTTGAATTCATGTGAGGGATTCAGAGCCATCAAGGCCACTTGCATGTtttgttatctgtttcatgttttGTTATCTGTTTCGTGTTATTTTCATACACAATAAATGATAATCAATGAAAATACACAATACATTAAGTTTTTTGCTGTTAACTTATTGTACAGTTTTAAATTGCGCAGTTTCATCCTgaattgtattatgtattatatctacataaatacatatgtgtttatttgtgatGTTGTATGACAATGAagtttgtatatacattttaagttATTGTCATCCTAAATgatgatatcaatgcatataaaattGTGTTAACAGTGAGTCAGCGTGTTCTCAAATATGGACAATTTATACAGAACACAatacatgttattatttatatccGAAGATAATAACTTAATTTCAATAACAAGGAAGAGGAAGATTGGGCATAGGCTACATACCAGGCATACCGGTgattaaaatgaaaacttaaataataaaacagactgatattaatgcatataaaattatgttaacagTGAGTCAGCGTGTTCTCAAATATGGAGTACACAACACAatacatgttattatttatattcgaAGATAACAACTTAATTGCAACAACAAGGAATAGGAAGACTTGGCATAGGCTACATACCAGtgattaaaatgaaaattgtaaaaCATAGACAACTGTCCCACaaaaattatcttaaaatattttaaacggTAAGTACAATATgaaaaattgataaaacaattgCGTCAGTGTGCATTCGATAGGCTTAGCATATCGAATATGTCCATATTTGTAGAATATATCAAATTAGTTGCATATTAGTGTACAATCATAGTAAAAAAAAGCGTTTTAATACATATTAATTGTGTACACTTCATTTTCAAAGTGTGTGTGTGCAATTGGGTTATGATGCAATTCGTGACGTATGTGTTCTCGCCAATCTGACGTCAGAAAATTGCGTCACTTTCGTACATTTTCACCGGTTAACGTTTCTCTAACGTCAAATTATTTTATCACATGCGTCATTACGAACGGCGCGACGTCTTAAGGTATATTCCCTCTCTTGACGTCATACGATTGGGATCGTCTATGTTTCATGAGGAACACCGTTTAGTATTTCCGGTGTATTAAATGTTCTTACTTTTAAGGGTTATGTCATATTTCGGTTCCATGACGAACACCGTGTCGTGTTACGTTGTATTCCCCCTTCTGATGTCCCAAGATTTTGTCGCGTGTGTGTTATAACGGTGCATTAATTCTGTTCACGTCATAGTATTGAGTCACGTTTGTGCGTCAAGACGACCAGTGTGACGTGACTGTCGCTCTGCAATATCTTGCTGCCCACCTCCTTGTGGTCATTGGTCAGCACGTACTGACCATTCACTGAGTAAATGTACTGACGGACCTACAGTTAGTAACAGAAATACGTTTAACGGTAAATTGTATAAAAGCAACACCACTATCAAAAGATTATTTCTGGATTTTCATCTGGAACTAAATTATTAACGATTACGacacacattttaaattgttaagcATTATGTGAACGTGTCGCGTTTCACCGCTGATTTAGAAATATGtaataagtttaaacctatttatttcagctcgattgcatagaaagtaattcctacttatttgaaatgctctcgagtccgtttcctgggcctagaaccagtacttggtgtctatatgggagatcgaaagaattATGTATTTTACTGCattgaaataatacaaatttcGTGCTTCTTTGAAGCAGAACCAACTACAAACAAGTCAAAAAAGTAATAGAAACTGTCCACAATTTTGGCTAAACAAATGATAAAGCCATTGTAACAATGTATCGTGATCGACAAGCACGACCAGTTGCCAAGGTTACGCACCTTGAGGCCCGCTGCAGCGGCGGGTCCCTGTGGGTCAACCGCCTGCACGTAGGTGGGGCTACAGCCGCGAATAACGAACCCGTACCCCACGGGGTCACTGCGGACCTGAGAAGTTGGAAATATGTTACGATATTGAATCCATACGGGTACCAATAAGAATAATAcaaatttaacccattaatgcctagtggactttccgggggactttcccatccttctaaattggatcaatttatttccaaaattagggatgtctagtatatgcatttctatatttagaatatttcttagagaaatacctttaagcaaacagcgcagaccctgatgagacgccgcatcatgcggcgtctcatctgggtctacgctgtttgccaaggccttttttctagacgctaggcataaatggttaaaTCTTTGTTTGTACCTACATAGCAATGCAACAAAAAGACAATCAAATATCGGCGACACGATACTTTCTATTTGAGAGTGTGTGTCGCCATAACTTACTATAACTAGAATAATAGTAAGTTTTAAAGCATGCATGTTATTTAAATGACTGAACAAATGTGCACGTTCGCAATATATTGTATCGTCCCCGTGTTCTGGTAATAAGGAAAACCCATAGGCCTATAGTATGCTGTAATCAGGAAATATTTCGTGTAAAGAGTGACGGTACACAATAGGCTTACCCTGATGGTCTTTTTCACATACGGCGTGTCGGGGGAAAGTAGCTCGTGCACGGTCGCATGACGTAACAGCACTGCGAAGAGATATGACTTCACTTAGTACGTGAACAACGCATGCGCATGACGCCATTGATATGTATCGGCGGATATTGAGTTAATTTTAATAGACAATTTGTAAAATGTATCTGGGATACCTGGTCCATTTATGTATCATTTAACAATTTGATAATTTGACCGTTCTTCAGCGTTGAATGTGAGGTTCATCTGTATAACTTTATATAGAGGTACAGAATTGTTTAACTACCGGATTTAACGACGCTGTTTGAACTGTCTCTTTCAACTTCGTAAACGCTTGTCAAAACATGCATAACGGCTATTGCATCCTTATTTTAGTAATGCCAAAAAATGTCCACCTCTGGTTTCTAGTTTTACCTGAACGAAAGCTGCTCGTATCCGTCGCTGTTTCGCTACTGTCCGTGTCATTTCCGGAATCTCCCGAATGCGTTCGTGACCTGTCGACATCGAGAGTGACGTCACTAGGGATCCCCTCATGACTGGATACAACGGGCTCGAGTTTCCGGCGCTGTTCCGGCGTGTTGCTCGGAGAAGCTGTCCATGAATAATTTGTTAACGTGCAATTTAAGTTAAATGTAATGTAATTTCGAAACGGATATTAAGTATTGATATTGAGTatcttaaataattgttaattttgaACGGACGGACACTGCTCTAGTATAAATGTATGCGTTAAAAAAACGTTTCGCGTAAACAATTAGTTTAATTGCGTATTTTACAAGACCACAATAACATTTAAGTCAGTAAAACCGATATGTTGTTCTGTTTGCGCGCGACAATGACGTATGCCTAAATGTTACAATACACCACCAAGTCTTTAAAAACATGCACTTATATATTTCGAAACTATATTTCATATACGTAGTGTGACCAATTGCGTTTTGGCAATGTAAGCATGCATGTTATATGACCTTTTCAGAACCTGTTTAAAAACAGTAATAGCACTACGTACATGTTGGTGTGAAGAATTTGGACTGGCTAAACCTGACGGAAGACCTCATCCTGTCGCGAGGGACGACCGACCGACACGCGCCCTTGCCGACGTAGTTGAACACATCCGACAGAAGCCGCCGGCCAGCGAAATCTACTGTAAATTGGTAGAGCAGCCGCCTGTCGTCACGGAAGTGAAAGTCGTCTGTTACTGTAA
This sequence is a window from Dreissena polymorpha isolate Duluth1 chromosome 16, UMN_Dpol_1.0, whole genome shotgun sequence. Protein-coding genes within it:
- the LOC127861883 gene encoding DEP domain-containing mTOR-interacting protein-like codes for the protein MPSWDGLLYKVSAPEVLQALTARPDIVIEIEMSSFSGNIEQCERLEILLIGEKLRESLQDCGMIQNRKYHLRTYRNCVVGRELLDWLVRNKHCETRQCALEALKVLQDHNILHHVCDDHDVKDDVLYYRFRRDDDTYRQFPNLDLFYTAFTLYNGLSTRTHGIMRAYQQDGELYRSAFPGAEFVDHVMQNGAAGSREEGLALGRKLLENDVIRHVTDDFHFRDDRRLLYQFTVDFAGRRLLSDVFNYVGKGACRSVVPRDRMRSSVRFSQSKFFTPTSSPSNTPEQRRKLEPVVSSHEGIPSDVTLDVDRSRTHSGDSGNDTDSSETATDTSSFRSVLLRHATVHELLSPDTPYVKKTIRVRSDPVGYGFVIRGCSPTYVQAVDPQGPAAAAGLKVRQYIYSVNGQYVLTNDHKEVGSKILQSDSHVTLVVLTHKRDSIL